tcattgtatatttgttttatatcccttccactcatatCATTTTACAGCGAAACGAGTTTTAATAAATCGATATAGAACAATCGAtgagaagttgagaaaataATAAGTCTTGCTGTATGGATCGTCTGTTCAGCGAGCGCACCAggttagtgcagctcgccgaAATTTTCCCGTGGCATGCAGTGGAGAGTACCGTTTGGCTGAGCAGCCAAACGGTACAACATATATCACCCAAACAagatttatatcgcccgagtcttgacgagggtgatatcaatttgGTGAGGGCAATATATGTCCTTTCGCCaccaggccagtcaatattgctattattaaccaaatcagacatctagagcaaaaatcgttaaaattgAGATATTTTCGCGTTTGAGAATGGGAATCTATTTTGTTatgttgagcagactgggcctctgaactttaccattgtgacgtaattcaaatgacgcgtccctggcctggggacgcagtatccagcgttgtctcaACTTGATTAACATTGTGACGTAATAGCACTGCGTGGTTCAAGGACGCGTACCAAAACGTGTAGAATACCCGGCTGTTAGCTCTGCcttattgcccgctacatttccacgcattttctcattgactttcctgagcgggcaataaattgggcCCGTGGATAAACAATTGGTAATTTATTGACTGGCCATTAGATCCCAGTCTTAAGCAGGCAACAATGTAtcaaagttgccctgctcagatgtctgatacggttaataataaAAACTATTACATACCTAATGAAGGTGAGTAGCCTTCACTGTACTGTGATGAAGAGTGGGTGAGGTTCTGTTGATTTAACATACTAGTTTGTAACACTGACTGATcctaagaaaaaaatgagagaaaataaagacattACAAAGCTTTGGATACATTCTAAGGGTATTTAGAGAAATATTAACAACCAATTGCATTTATTAGATGTATATTTACAAGAGATACATAAATTGTAACTAGAGCTAATTGGTTTTTACTGCTTGTTGCAAGAAGTAGACCAtcaattaaaggaaaataaaaccttTGAAACCAGATAGCTTGtgcgaaaacagaaaaatcaaaggaacataTCAACGAAAGTTCGAGAAAAATTGAGTCaattataagaaagttatgagcatttgaagcttacatgtagatcattattgtaatgtagatgCTCCTGTTGGCAATACGACAAAGATGTGTCATGTCACATGTGAACCactttcccattacttttgtacatatttctcttaaccctaagaagactgggggggggggggctcattcagcccccctcaacatttttcgagataaatccgccgcgcgaaattttttgaccgcgtcacCCACTGACTtcttactttcaagtctcgcgcaacttttgagaccaaaattgtgacccccgggtacgcggttccgaaattacgcaacatttcgtaagtgcatgcagacccaaaattgctcaaataCGTGAAttcgtgtacaaatccaatacaaatagtgtttttagccaaaattcataaaatgtatcattattttccttttactgcttaaaatcaattaatttcatcttgtttacgGTAAAAATAAAGTCtccaacaatttccattgaaaaaaaaaaaaaaaaaaaattgaaaaacagagaaatacataagaaatttagaaaacaataaaatacataaaaaataaatgtgatgttgacatttaaaaaagataaatttaatCAGATGCCTATAaggagtatgtgaaacaaaaattagcattttaggggcattattttgttaattacagcaaacatgattttatgcataaattaacataattaaccctaattctcccgggggggggggccataatggccccccctcgacaattttcgcaaTATATccgctgcgcaaatttttttgacctcgccgctcactgactttttactttcaagtctcgcgcaaattttgagaccaaatttgtgacgaccggatacgcggttacgacattacgcaacattatgtaagtgcatgtcagacccaaaattgctcacaaacgtgatttcatgtacaaatccaatgcaaattgtgtatttagccaaaattcataaatgtatcattatttctacttttactgattgaatttaattaattttgccttgcttatgatcagaataagtctggaacgatttccattgaaaaaacaataaaaaaacaaaaagtaaaaaaaacaaggaaatacataagaaattcataaaacaataaaatacataagaaattgatttccaaactgaagttttttttaattgcgattgttaagaatgctacaaagaatattttaacaaaaaattagcattctaggagctttatttagtgaattagagcaaaaagtatgatttatgcataaattagcataattaattcatataaaataaaatctcattattttggaaaattttaccatacagccttgtagattacatcgcacacaaccagcgtgcaaatttttgcgtcgctcgagcgatcagcggccgagatcttaagggggggccataatgcccccccccccccccagaatgacaagaatcaaaataccccgggagattgagggttaatgagcaatgagatttttcgcagaatttgatattatagttttgtagataatgccatgggtaatgcgcgtgccaatttttgttGCAATCGCGCCATCGATAGCCGAGATCATAAGTCTTCTTAGGTGTCAAAATAGCCGTCTATTTAAACTACCACTTTTATCAAATCTAtcagatcatgtattctttctataggagggcatgtcatacagattttcaaagaaaacatgtacattatggataaagaatTTGTATCTCCagaagagcaaaaagagacattttgggggtattttatagtctaTCAAAGGGAaattgttcacatgtgacatcacaaatagtTATCGCATTGCTaacgggaggatctccatagcattaatgattgcaatatttaaatgctcataactttctcattatttgtctgattttactcaaactttcattgatattaTGCTTTGATGTTTTCATTTCCatacaagcccacttgttccaaaggtttcattccccttaaCAGCTAGAAGTACATCTTTCCAATTAATTACCAGGTTGTTTGTTGGACCCCAAAGTGCCATGGCATTGATGGCAAGTTTCTTGCACACCtcataagaaatataattttctcctcaatggTGAAAAATAATGTCCCAAATGAAAAGGGTAAATCACAAAGCATCCAAGGATTAATGTACATATGTATGCAGGTGAAGTTTTGGAATCGCCaaaacaatatcaaattgaaactTATGAGAATCACCTACACTGCACGCAGAAATGCTAGTATGGGGTTACAGATAGTTTCATTTTGTGTAGTTTTGTTTTAAGTTTTTACAGattgtatttgttttatcatttgtaCAGtgctttgtaacttttgaaaaagcgCTTAATAAGaagtaattatcattattatagatGATTGGTTAATACTTTTCAACAATTTTTAGTCATATTACGTCTGTGAGGTATAACTGATGAATATTGTCAAGAACTGTtcatgaatatgttttttttttaatacagcaAAGTCTGCATAAATCAACCttcaataagtaaaataatCACTCGATCGAAGCACTTTTTCAGACCAGAATAACTCATGCGACATTTACATCTCTTAAGTCGAATTCTGCCCAAGTTTGAGAAATTTGACTTGAACATATGAAATTTTGTACAATCAATGGCATGATCTGTACCTGTTGTGCATCAACGGGTGGACTTGGAAACTCGGGGAGCTCGTTCATCTTGGTACCCGTCGACGATGTCTGTGATGATCCATAATCAACCTGCGCACTGCTCGTACTCGACAGATCCGTCTGTCCACCATATCCCGTACTACCCGCATCCAATGTTTGGCTAGCGTAAGGTGTTTGGTCGGTAATAGATTGAGAGCTGTATGTCTGTTGGGAGCTGTCGTATCTAGACTGCTGCTGGTACGTCTGCTCAGCGGgcatttgttgttgttgtgccGCAGCGAGGGAGTCCGCTAACGTTTGGTGGTCTCTAGACTGTGTGGCCTGTTCCGTTTGTGACAGGTCTATGAAGAAAACAGCCAACATTATTAATCTCAGAGACATGGGATATAAAAACTTGAGCTTGTTTTTCGTacaatgtttcataaagctaagTTTAGCACAACATAACTTAGGACtgtaataaaaacagaaagtaGCAAAAATATCAGCCGAAATGTCCTTGCTTCTGCCCTAGCCCACCTCCCCCTTCCTCCTCTCCTTTGATCTTATTTCCCTCTAACATTTATTCTATTATCTCTTAATTTAAAACTctgcaattattattttacaccCCTATGAATGACTTTCATGTGTGATTGTCTCCGGATACCCCCTCTGATTCTTTGCCCCTCTCTTTTCATCCCTAAATCACgcctttattcatatttccaGTCCCTAAGAATGTACATAAGCTTCCCATACCTTGTGTGTTTGTTGATGACTGTACATTATTTGTGAATGTTGCTGAAGGGATAAACGGTTGTTGTGAAACTGCTACCACTGCAGGATCCATGTGTGGCGCtgcaaaatgaaataacaataacaagggAAAATATTTGATTACTAGATAAAGATAAGTgcagagaaaaaaatgacacatATTTCCCATGAACAAGCTAAATCAATGAAAGCTTCTGAATGATAAATGCAATATAAGTTTGATGAGATAATCAATTTACGGTTGACAGTGAATTTGATTCAGATATTCAAAGCAAAACATGGTCCTTCGTTTTCTACATAAGTGTTAGGAGTTCAGCAATCTTGAAGAGAATATCCAAATACAATGTCATCCTGTCAAAGGGTCTTAATATATCATGAGAATGAATGGGACAGACAAACAATCAGACGGACGGACCGACAGACAGTCAACATGAAAACATAATGCCTCGGGCACCACCCGCGGTGGGCAGGGGCATAAAAAAGCTGAAATCAGTCAAAGAGATGAACTCCAACACCCCTGATATGTGTAGATATTTACCAGATGACAAGTACTAGTTAAATATCAAAAGTGCCAAATTCCTCCACTAAATCCAATATTCGAAGGAGCATTTCAcgaaagaaataatgatattcACTGACAATCATGccctgagccaatcagatgcaaggatttcagtagcttataacaaatagtctgcgaaaatcactatttttttcatgaaaagctcCTCAGAACACTCTTGTAAATCTACTTACAATCGTAATCAAGCATGGAGTCTTGGACAAAGTTAAAGTTTCCCAGGACGGGGGCGAGCACCTCATTGACGTCATGATGCGTTGTTTGTTTAGGTGGAGGCATCTCAATTGGTTCTGGTGCTTGGGGAAGGTCATGAACTCTCGATGGTGCTGCCATCTCATTGAGCGTTTGCTGTTGTTGGTGCTGAGGCTCTGATGACATACTCTGCATTGGAGGAATCTGGAAtatatgagaaagagagaagagcaGTAATCCCATGTTAATTCACCAAATTATTGAATACTTGTGACAtcttaaaatacaaatgaacagGACCATGAATTTGACCAACTCCCCTAAATATATCACTACACTTACAAAATATGTTGaaattaaacattttcttttgttgccCCATGTATTGATATTTGTGTAAGTAGTgtaaaaaattattaataagTGCATATCTTCACTCTGAGTTTACAGTGCAAGTTCACACACAAATAACTTTTCAGGTAATTGTCGTGAATGAATACAAACTTACTTCACTTTGTGTTGACTGCATGCTAGGAGGCTGTTGCATCTGCTCTGATGTTACCCCAGTAAAGAAACTCTCTGACGGAGCTTCGTTCAAGGACTCAACAAACTCCTGCGTGTTCTCCTGGTATGTCTCCTCATAcgtctcctcctcctcctgggCCTCATAGGCTGGTGCAGGAGCTGGAGCCGTTGCAGGAGCAGGCTCTTCTGCAACAGGTTCGGGTTCCTCAGGAGGAGCAGGGATGTTGTCCAGGTAATTACATTTGTGGATTCTCTGGACTAAGTGGAACAGTTCTTTGTCTGGTTATTGCAGGAGGAGTCAAGGAAGGTTTATGTATTCAAAGGAATGGATAATGCTGGTGATAttaatgatggtggtgagtgGTGAtatttgtgatgatgatggtgattgtcaagatgatggcaatgatgatggtaattgtcaagatgatggcaatgatgatgatggtggtaattgTCCTGATGACGGaaatgatgattgtggtgattgTCATGAtcatggcaatgatgatgataatggtggtgattgtcatgatgatggcaatgatgatgatgatggcgattgtcaagatgatggcaatgatgatgatggtggtgattgtcaagatgatggcaatgatgatgatggtggtgattgtcaagatggcaatgatgatgatggtggtggtaattgtcattatggcaatgataatgatggtggtggtaattgTCATGATGAaggcaatgataatgatggtggtggtaattgtcatgatggcaatgatgatggcggtgattgtcatgatgatggcaatgatgataatggtggtgattgtcatgatgatggcaatgatgataatggtggtgattgtcatgatgatggaaatgatgataatggtgattgtcatgatggcaatgatgataatggcggTGATTGTCATGATgacggcaatgatgatgatgatgatggtgattgtcatgatgattgcaatgatgatgatgatgatggtgattgtcaTGAtggcaataatgatgatgatgatggtggttgtcATGAtagcaataatgatgatgatggcggtgatTGTCATGAtggcaataatgatgatgatgatggagacacGTGGTAAAGAtcatgatgatagtggtggacACGGCTGGCGGTCCTCGTGATGACAAAGATGATCAAAATATAGGTGATTATGGTGGTGATTGAGATCATCATTGTGATGGTAAATGTAACAATCGGTAAGGTGAGTGATGGTGACGTAATAAGGTCTCGCACTATCGCTTTCTCAGATTCATTTTTGAAATGATACAGCTAAAAAGCTATTCTTCGTGTTGGGGGTTTCACAGagtgactggtgatcctttttatAAGCTAAATCTTTACCAATAAACGTATGATGTACATCAtttacaagaaaggatcaccggtcATTTTATTAAGTTGCTCAAAACTAACAAACAGCTTTACAATACATTGTCCTATCTCTtgcacaaaatatatttactcatcattgttatcaaaatcataatcatcattatcaaggaTACATGTCGTTTGACAGACCTCCTTCTCATCCTCTTTCAAGTAGCTGTTTAGATGACTCGTTGCTAACTCTAGCTTCTTATCAAAGCTGAAATGATAAAAGAGACAAAACCAATCAATATGTAGAAATGATTTTGCCCAATGAATTTTAAATCTATTTCAAGTTTCTTTCGTAAATCCCCCACCCCAAAACTGCAAGTCATCATTCCAATTTGTTACTAGATGAAAtggatatgtatatatatcatataacaATTATGACATCatggatatgaaataaaaatgtgttttattgcaaAATAAGTTTGAGGTTTCATATTAGAAATTATCTGACCAATCAAAAGAAATAtctgcatattttttttctttttcaaaattaaatgacttcTTAAGCACTGAATGGAGTGAGATTTTAGGATATAAAATAATCTGTTTGTAGTTTGTTTGATATCCAAGAACTACTGAGTTTGTAAGATAAGGGCCCAGAGCACTAAGACCCCAAAAACCATTTCCATGAGAGGGTGCCAGAAATTACCAATAATTGTCTTTCAGAATtctaattttcacaaagaataaCAGAACGCCACAGAGATCCACCAGTCACTATACTTTAGTAAGATCAGAAGCATTATTTGACACATAACCAAAGCTTTACACGTGCTTCCATATAAGAATTGTTGTTCTAAATTACCTTAGATTCTCCTCCTCAACATCTTCTTCTTCTGATTCTCTTGAAATATTAACCAGTTTGAAGAACTCATCTAGATGATCCAGCTCTTCTTCATGAAGACTctatatatcaataaaattaatGGATATTCACAAGTTTCTGACCAATATCAACATTCTATTCTATGACATTTAGAGATAAATGCCAGTCAtggtaatgatttcaaaatgagttcacaCAGAGTCCAATCAAATGACCACTGACGTGTTTGTATGTGTAAAGTCAAATAATATGTGACAAATGATTctgaaagaaaatgtgtaattgctgagaaattagcaaaataagcatggaaatCTAGCCGGATGTCAGGTCATTTACCAAGCAatgataatacactgtcccacatgtgcttacctgtgttggtgatcttcagtatAATTGTTCTCTGCTAATAtataaagatttcatgatttcacaaagttcagtttatgtaactgtaccagatttagatccacgatgatatagtgacaattaaaCTTGGTTTTACAGATTTTCTCATGAAGTCAGTTTTTACAGCAATTACATTCCTTAACTTTAATACGAGACCCAAAATTCATTGTACCAAAGTAACATTAAAATGAGGTCACAATGATGGTTTGAATCTCTTCCTTCACACGATTGGAAACTCACCAAGGCTCCGTTTGTCCCAGCAAGGAAATCTGCCCTAATATGAGGTTGGCCCATATTGAAGAGTACATCCTGCAGTAAGAGAACATCCGATATCCTTCCAAGTTCTTGCTCATGTTTCTGCTGTTTCTCTCTTTTTGCTTCCCTCTTCTGCGCCTTCGTTGCCTGTAAATAGAGGTAAAATACAGACATGAGAGTCACATGCCTTGCACACAGAAATGCATGCATGGGACTACACAAAAATGGAGTGGCAAAGTGTATTAGCTATATTATGTGAGGAGCTTTACTAAAAAGATGGATTATGATAACAAATGTTTTGGTCATTTGGGGGTTTGTGCAGGGTAGGGTGGGGGGGTGTTTGAAACGGGAttttaaatgcattttaaaGCAAAATGTTCTTATTGTGCCAGACCTACTATATAAAGTCAATTAAGTATGAAACAGGATttttgagagggggggggggggttcgggtttaatgaaaatttgaaaaggaaaaaaaaagggttttcacccaattgattttttttttgataattgacgagcaaaacaaaaaaaatccaaaaaaaaTCTAGGGGGGGTGAACccctgtacccccccccccccctgcatacGTGCCTGGTATGAAGAAACCCTAAAAATGTTTCAGAATTACTCTGTCCATATCGGGGATTTAAAATGAACCAGCTGAACTCTGGATCTTATAGGGAAAGGTCCCTTAATCATGAGACAGGATACAGGAAGGATATAAAGAGTTTTGAGAATGTAACagattttgtaatttttaagGTTAAATTCAGTAAATTATCAACAGAATacacattaaaaacaaacatttcttCTACAAATTTTCTCAACACATCCTAGTATGTTTTTGTGGAAAGCTAAATGTACATATTCAATCTATTCTATCAAGGTTATccaaagaaacagaaaaagatGACCACTGTAGACAGGTGAGTGACCTTTATATTCAGGTTCTTCAACACACAGCCCTTTCAAATGGGAGACAATTTTTTGTGGCAACTAAagacaggtttgactgtatCCCGTgcgatctctctctctctctctctttccaagGATGCTCAATCGTTAATGTTATGATTTCCTGATTTGGCTACCATCCTATTTCGATGAGTTCTACATTGTAAGGGGAAAGCAGGAAGTGCTTTACCTGAATACAATGCacatacatctacatgtatagacCAGTGTACATGTAAACCTAATGGCTATGTTTCTATTACATTAAGATTAAACAATAAGGCCTATTAAAGGCAtcggggcaattccataaaatatgtacgtctcaccccctatatgtgggaccttcatgaaattttctgtctctgatttcttgttcttttgaaagtctgtaatgttctcaaaggaccatgacttggtcagtttatgaagtgaagaaaaacttgagaaaaatgggggttggaTGCAcaaaaaaaggttgatcattttatggaatttcccATTGGTCAatatttgaatgtaaaaaaaaaaggaaatctgaGCTAAAAGTAAAAGGTCCTTTTGGTATGTGTGCCTGTCATAtatgttgtaaaaatgaaaccCTGAAAAAAATCGCCCCTCAAAATCATTTTATAGCGTTTCAATAGGAATTGAAATATTAAGTGACCAGAAACACCATCCAAATTTTGTTGAATATACTTCATGTGGTTGTACTTAGAATCTCAAGCATtgaaattagatattgattgTTCAGTCATAGATATCTTAAAAGTCTCTGCacaaattcaattttcttttgtccTATAAGTGTATTAAGGATGTTcgttttatattgaaaaaaatatcaaagttcaGGAATCTTTTTGAAGAGTTTTGTTATGGTATCCAGTAATGTATACATGTTTGTATTACACCAAACCAAAACAGTACACTCAAAGATAAGTTTTGTGATTGTGACTTGGTAAATTTGAACTTTACAAggaaatgtatgaaagtgaatAATGcaatgttgtacatgtacatgctgtaAGGTGTTTGACACACCAAAATGAATGATATTGACTCAATTATGCAGTCATGCCACACTGTAGTGACTACAGACAAAGGTGACACAAATATTCAGTCTAAAATTTCAGTTTGTCTTGGCAAAATTTATCAGTAGTCTGTTAATCTTTAAAGTTTTCGTTAAATCCTTTAAAGTTTTTCTTAAAACTTTGCTACAATGTACATCTcgtgtttcatattttctttgatgTTATTCTATTGGTCATTGAGTTTGACTAATAATGcaactttcaacaatattaataaccttgtacagaatatatatatatatacaatatatatatttcatttttatttatctaattTACTACAGTTCCTGAAAGGCATTATGATTCCAAGCATTACACTTCCTTATCATCTCATATATCAACTCTGAGAAAAGAACAATAAACACACTCATGTAGAAATAGAATACAACATCTGAACATGGAAACATTCAGGGTCAGGGGTTAAAGGTCAAGGGTGAATACAGCACACTTCCTTAACTGCATCGACTCAGAGAAAAGGACATACTCATACAGAATACAACATCTGAACATGGAAATATTCAGGGTCAGGGGTTAAAGGTCAAAGGGCAAGGGTGCAAGCCTTTTAAAAAACGGCAAACCTCCCTACCTGCATCGACTCGGAGAAAAGAACATTGCACTTACTCATGTAGAATATAACACCCAACCTTGAAAACATTCAGGGTCAGGGGTTAAAGGTCAAAGGGCAAGGGGTCAAGCCTACCTCATTGAGGATGGTGGTGAACTGCTTGGAGAGTTCTTTAGCAAACTCCAGCGACGCACCAACTTCCTCAAAGTGTGAAACAGCTTCCTCCTGGTCCTTATTTAGACCCTTTCCATCCGTTACCATCTCACGGTAGCCATCTAGTTTGGTCTGTGGGAAGaataagaaatacatgtaatacactCCATTTATTAAAGAACATGGCCTGGAGTCTTAAGTCGGGTTTAACTAAGGaaatggtctaactctgtgataaaattatgggaagcaaaGGACGTCTaaagtttgttttcattgatGTCTCTTCTGTGCTTTAATTCTTTAATTGTGAAGACAACTATCTCATTTCTCATT
This Lytechinus pictus isolate F3 Inbred chromosome 9, Lp3.0, whole genome shotgun sequence DNA region includes the following protein-coding sequences:
- the LOC129268461 gene encoding caprin-1-like, coding for MPAASSKPAPQTTPLEGQDTVKQLVGVIDKKIRNLEKRKTKLDGYREMVTDGKGLNKDQEEAVSHFEEVGASLEFAKELSKQFTTILNEATKAQKREAKREKQQKHEQELGRISDVLLLQDVLFNMGQPHIRADFLAGTNGALSLHEEELDHLDEFFKLVNISRESEEEDVEEENLSFDKKLELATSHLNSYLKEDEKEVCQTTYKELFHLVQRIHKCNYLDNIPAPPEEPEPVAEEPAPATAPAPAPAYEAQEEEETYEETYQENTQEFVESLNEAPSESFFTGVTSEQMQQPPSMQSTQSEIPPMQSMSSEPQHQQQQTLNEMAAPSRVHDLPQAPEPIEMPPPKQTTHHDVNEVLAPVLGNFNFVQDSMLDYDSPHMDPAVVAVSQQPFIPSATFTNNVQSSTNTQDLSQTEQATQSRDHQTLADSLAAAQQQQMPAEQTYQQQSRYDSSQQTYSSQSITDQTPYASQTLDAGSTGYGGQTDLSSTSSAQVDYGSSQTSSTGTKMNELPEFPSPPVDAQQDQSVLQTSMLNQQNLTHSSSQYSEGYSPSLGSSQLGNDGVPSSSSPLTITDPSQASIPLPGEQTSDVQQGSIPPKSTMNASAPPFQMTNTMRSSPQMQSNPTGQVGQPQDMGAYTGMDQSQDFNHSGGRDVDRTHSPSQDMKMDHHQQSSDGHGNSYGSNYQGYYKNGRGGKPRGGGGNPNFRGSRGNAPFIRGGTRYTAPQSRGGQMNFNTFGHRDAFAPRGPDMSYNPQARYGSFSQVQQEQNYYNRRGGMPRGGPRGGGRGAQGGPRNQVPYRGGRGSFGKPSQVTV